From Bosea sp. NBC_00550, the proteins below share one genomic window:
- a CDS encoding bifunctional enoyl-CoA hydratase/phosphate acetyltransferase translates to MTTLSASEYLQLALGRCQDLPAVRTGVVHPVKANVIEAVADAAGEALIEPVLIGPAARIHAAAREAGIDISPWELVDTEHSHEAAAKAVALAAGGELGALMKGSLHTDELLGAVVRADSGLRTERRISHAFVMHIESYPKPFIITDAAVNISPDLATKADIVQNAVNLWHVALGSLDDLPKVAVLAAVETVNPHMPATLDAAALSKMAERGQITDAVVDGPLAFDNAISAAAAKEKGIVSVVAGHADILLVPEIEAGNMLAKQLTFLSGADAAGIVLGARVPIILTSRADNLRARLLSCVLAVLLADARRTGRIK, encoded by the coding sequence ATGACGACGCTGTCCGCTTCCGAATATCTCCAGCTCGCGCTCGGCCGCTGCCAGGATCTCCCGGCGGTGCGCACGGGCGTGGTCCATCCCGTCAAGGCCAATGTGATCGAAGCGGTGGCCGATGCGGCCGGCGAGGCGTTGATCGAACCGGTCCTGATCGGCCCGGCCGCCCGCATCCACGCTGCCGCGCGGGAGGCCGGCATCGACATCTCGCCCTGGGAGCTCGTCGACACCGAGCATAGTCACGAGGCCGCGGCGAAGGCCGTCGCATTGGCGGCGGGCGGCGAGCTCGGCGCGCTGATGAAAGGCTCGCTGCATACCGACGAGCTTCTGGGTGCCGTCGTACGGGCCGATTCCGGGTTGCGGACCGAGCGGCGCATTTCCCATGCCTTCGTGATGCATATCGAGAGCTATCCCAAGCCCTTCATCATCACCGATGCGGCGGTCAACATCTCGCCGGATCTCGCTACCAAGGCCGACATCGTCCAGAACGCCGTCAATCTCTGGCATGTCGCTCTGGGCAGCCTCGACGATCTGCCGAAAGTCGCCGTCCTCGCGGCGGTCGAGACCGTCAACCCGCATATGCCGGCGACGCTCGACGCCGCCGCGCTCTCGAAGATGGCCGAGCGCGGCCAGATCACCGATGCCGTCGTCGACGGGCCGCTCGCTTTCGACAACGCGATCAGCGCCGCGGCGGCGAAGGAAAAGGGCATCGTCTCCGTCGTTGCCGGCCATGCCGACATCCTGCTCGTGCCTGAGATCGAGGCCGGCAACATGCTGGCCAAGCAGCTCACCTTCCTGAGCGGCGCCGATGCCGCCGGGATCGTGCTCGGCGCGCGCGTGCCGATCATCCTCACCAGCCGGGCCGACAATCTGCGTGCGCGGCTGCTCTCCTGCGTTCTGGCCGTGCTCCTGGCCGATGCGCGCCGCACGGGGCGGATCAAGTGA
- a CDS encoding acetate/propionate family kinase, translated as MIDTILVLNAGSSSLKFQVFRSDDLGVLARGKAVRLGEAEPAMDASLADGRRERIALPQACDHDTALSAVLAFVDRHDDGWRMQAVAHRIVHGGETYADPVVVTPAVFAALEALSPLAPLHQPHNLAAVAAAQRLMGDVPNIACFDTAFHAGHDPLTHNFALEQGLRDKGIRRYGFHGLSYQWLEMVLAEQHPDLHAGRVVAAHLGNGASLCAIRGGRSIDTTMGMTALDGLPMGTRSGALDAGAVLYMFQSLGMSAEEVSNTLYEQSGLLGLSGLSNDVETLLASDDPQARFALDYFALKVAQFGAAMAAAMAGIDGFVFTGGIGEHAAPVRDAILERLAFLGNFKVLVIPANEERVMAVQANALIA; from the coding sequence GTGATCGATACGATCCTCGTCCTCAACGCCGGGTCTTCCAGCCTCAAATTCCAGGTCTTCCGCAGCGACGACCTCGGCGTGCTCGCCCGCGGCAAGGCGGTGCGCCTCGGCGAAGCCGAGCCCGCGATGGATGCAAGCCTTGCCGACGGCAGGCGCGAGCGCATCGCGCTGCCGCAGGCCTGCGACCACGACACGGCGCTCTCCGCCGTCCTCGCCTTCGTCGATCGCCATGACGATGGCTGGCGGATGCAGGCCGTCGCGCATCGCATCGTCCATGGTGGCGAGACCTATGCCGATCCCGTCGTGGTGACGCCGGCCGTCTTCGCTGCGCTGGAAGCGCTCTCGCCGCTGGCGCCGCTGCATCAGCCGCACAATCTCGCTGCCGTTGCCGCGGCGCAGCGCCTGATGGGCGACGTGCCCAACATCGCCTGTTTCGACACCGCCTTCCATGCCGGGCACGATCCGCTCACCCATAATTTCGCGCTCGAACAGGGGCTGCGCGACAAGGGCATCCGCCGCTACGGCTTCCACGGCCTGTCCTATCAATGGCTGGAGATGGTGCTGGCCGAGCAGCATCCCGATCTCCACGCCGGGCGCGTTGTCGCCGCCCATCTCGGCAATGGCGCGAGCCTTTGCGCCATCCGGGGCGGCCGCAGCATCGACACGACCATGGGGATGACCGCGCTCGACGGCTTGCCCATGGGCACCCGAAGTGGCGCGCTCGATGCCGGCGCCGTGCTCTACATGTTCCAGAGCCTTGGGATGAGTGCGGAGGAGGTCTCGAACACCCTCTACGAGCAGTCGGGCCTGCTCGGTCTTTCCGGCTTGAGCAACGATGTCGAGACGCTGCTCGCGAGCGACGATCCGCAGGCGCGTTTCGCGCTCGACTATTTCGCGCTGAAGGTCGCGCAGTTCGGCGCCGCGATGGCCGCTGCCATGGCTGGCATCGACGGCTTCGTCTTCACCGGCGGCATCGGCGAGCATGCCGCGCCGGTCCGGGACGCCATCCTCGAGCGCCTTGCTTTCCTCGGGAATTTCAAGGTTCTCGTTATTCCCGCCAATGAGGAGCGTGTCATGGCCGTTCAGGCGAATGCGCTCATCGCCTGA
- a CDS encoding protein-tyrosine phosphatase family protein, with translation MSNAGSGFMRRVDLPAEIAGKLWLGPMPGRLRSLADDLADLQRQGIARVICLTPSDEIRLKSPDYAARQGDLGIPVTSFPIGDFGVPEDGGGLKTLAQEAARDLKAGTALFVHCAAGIGRTGMVATCILVALGLSGDAAISAIAAAGSGPETDIQKRLVARYAEEALNSGR, from the coding sequence ATGAGCAATGCCGGTTCGGGCTTCATGCGACGCGTCGATCTGCCCGCCGAAATCGCCGGCAAGCTCTGGCTCGGACCGATGCCGGGCCGTTTGCGGTCGCTGGCGGACGATCTGGCAGATCTGCAGCGGCAGGGGATCGCCCGCGTGATCTGCCTGACGCCATCGGACGAAATCCGGCTGAAGTCGCCGGACTATGCCGCACGGCAGGGCGATCTCGGCATCCCCGTCACAAGCTTTCCGATCGGCGATTTCGGCGTTCCCGAGGATGGCGGCGGCTTGAAGACCCTCGCGCAAGAGGCTGCACGCGACCTGAAGGCGGGGACGGCGCTGTTCGTCCACTGCGCCGCCGGCATCGGGCGGACGGGCATGGTCGCGACCTGCATCTTGGTCGCGCTCGGCCTGAGCGGGGATGCGGCGATCAGCGCGATCGCCGCCGCCGGCTCGGGCCCCGAGACGGATATCCAGAAGCGCCTGGTCGCCCGCTACGCTGAAGAGGCGCTGAATTCCGGCCGCTGA
- a CDS encoding ABC transporter ATP-binding protein, whose protein sequence is MTLATQDVRWSAAGRMIVDGVTLAAAPGRILGLIGPNGSGKSSLLRLLCRLRKVASGVVTLDERDIARVPRRELAQRLAFVEQQATTEIQLSVCEVVRLGRTPHRAALASWSAADEAAVSEALVRVGLEDRHDQPWHTLSGGERQRVHIARALAQEPSELILDEPTNHLDIQHQLSILTLIRRLGITCIVALHDLNLAALFCDEIALLHHGRLLAAGTPETVLTEETIRTVFGVAVAIKPDHAGRRHIEYLVDLDRDQPGA, encoded by the coding sequence ATGACGCTCGCGACGCAGGACGTGCGCTGGAGCGCGGCCGGAAGGATGATCGTCGACGGTGTGACGCTCGCGGCGGCGCCGGGGCGCATCCTCGGCCTGATCGGCCCCAACGGCTCCGGCAAGTCGAGCCTGCTCAGGCTGCTCTGCCGATTGCGCAAGGTGGCGAGCGGCGTGGTGACGCTCGACGAGCGCGACATCGCGAGGGTGCCGCGACGCGAACTGGCACAGCGGCTCGCCTTCGTCGAACAGCAGGCGACGACCGAGATCCAGCTCTCCGTCTGCGAGGTCGTCCGCCTTGGCCGCACGCCGCATCGCGCCGCGCTCGCCTCGTGGAGCGCAGCCGACGAGGCCGCCGTCAGCGAAGCGCTGGTGCGGGTGGGCCTCGAAGACCGGCATGACCAGCCCTGGCACACGCTCTCGGGCGGGGAGCGCCAGCGCGTCCATATCGCGCGGGCGCTGGCGCAGGAGCCGAGCGAGCTGATCCTCGACGAGCCGACCAACCATCTCGACATCCAGCATCAGCTCTCGATCCTGACGCTGATCCGGCGGCTCGGCATCACCTGCATCGTCGCGCTGCACGACCTCAACCTCGCCGCTCTGTTCTGCGACGAGATCGCGCTCTTGCATCATGGCCGGTTGCTGGCGGCGGGAACGCCGGAAACCGTGCTGACGGAAGAGACCATCCGGACCGTGTTCGGCGTGGCCGTGGCGATCAAGCCCGACCATGCCGGGCGCCGGCATATCGAATACCTGGTCGACCTCGATCGGGACCAGCCGGGAGCGTGA
- a CDS encoding FecCD family ABC transporter permease, which translates to MSHAAHGPNWPARIGLALLSLLALTLSVALAVTIGEMAIPFQVAVKALGNGLFDLDLPVSAIQQGVIFDYRLSRALMAGLCGGALALSGAILQALLRNPLAEPYILGISAGASTGAVAVLILGIGIGGVAISLSTGAFIGACAALAAVALLATGAGGASDRVILAGVATSQLFNAATATIVTTLASAEQARGVMFWLLGNFGGVRWPDLWMAAPVALLGFGVCMLHAKALDAFAFGVDAAASLGIAVLRVRIVLFATTAVMTAAMVSIVGTVGFVGLVIPHAARFLVGSGHARLLPACLVIGAVFMILADILSRVLVPQQILPIGVVTALFGAPAFALILYRARRPA; encoded by the coding sequence TTGAGCCACGCCGCCCACGGTCCGAACTGGCCGGCGCGGATCGGTCTCGCGCTGCTGTCGCTGCTGGCACTCACCTTGTCGGTGGCGCTGGCGGTGACGATCGGCGAGATGGCGATCCCGTTTCAGGTCGCCGTCAAGGCGCTCGGCAACGGGCTGTTCGACCTCGACCTGCCGGTCAGCGCGATCCAGCAGGGCGTGATCTTCGACTATCGCCTGAGCCGGGCATTGATGGCCGGATTGTGCGGCGGGGCGCTCGCGCTTTCCGGCGCGATCCTGCAGGCGCTGCTGCGCAATCCGCTGGCCGAGCCCTATATCCTCGGCATCTCCGCCGGCGCCTCGACCGGTGCCGTCGCGGTGCTGATCCTCGGCATCGGCATCGGCGGCGTGGCGATCAGCCTGTCGACAGGCGCCTTCATCGGCGCCTGCGCGGCGCTGGCAGCCGTCGCTTTGCTCGCGACGGGGGCGGGCGGCGCCAGCGACCGCGTCATCCTGGCCGGCGTCGCGACCTCGCAGCTCTTCAACGCCGCGACGGCAACCATCGTCACGACACTCGCCAGCGCCGAGCAGGCGCGTGGCGTCATGTTCTGGCTGCTCGGCAATTTCGGCGGCGTGCGCTGGCCGGATCTATGGATGGCGGCGCCGGTCGCCCTGCTCGGCTTCGGCGTCTGCATGCTGCACGCCAAGGCGCTCGACGCCTTCGCCTTCGGCGTCGACGCCGCCGCCTCGCTCGGCATCGCGGTTCTGCGCGTGCGGATCGTGCTGTTCGCGACGACGGCGGTGATGACCGCCGCCATGGTCAGCATCGTCGGCACGGTCGGTTTCGTCGGCCTCGTCATCCCGCACGCCGCGCGTTTCCTCGTCGGCTCTGGCCATGCCCGCCTGCTGCCGGCCTGCCTCGTGATCGGCGCGGTCTTCATGATCCTCGCCGACATCCTCTCGCGCGTGTTGGTACCGCAGCAGATCCTGCCGATCGGCGTCGTCACCGCCCTGTTCGGGGCGCCGGCCTTCGCGCTGATCCTCTATCGCGCCAGGAGACCTGCGTGA
- a CDS encoding ABC transporter substrate-binding protein, which produces MRRAFQFVPALLAAAAGSVLFAAAASAAPTQYPLTLENCRETITFAAPPKRIVALGQTQTEILYALGLGDRVVGTAVWFSPVAKSYEAVNAKVKRLADNDPSFEAVVGQEPDLVTAMFEWHLGPNGIVGKRDQFHKVKVPTYVSPTDCVGKDNSGPGDGVRTQMFSMELVYRNIREFGQIFDVSDRAEKLVAELKAREDKAVEQVVKLKAQDVPVVVWFSSKDIKGDGFMAGKNGVPAYILSQLGARNIITTNEEWPLVGWESIAAANPAVIVTVRMDRRRFPVDDIEKKLEFLKTDAVASKLDAVKNNRVVIIDVGATRAGLDTVDGIETLAKAIASFGIAP; this is translated from the coding sequence ATGCGTCGTGCCTTCCAGTTCGTTCCCGCCTTGCTCGCCGCGGCCGCCGGCAGCGTCCTCTTCGCCGCCGCCGCCTCGGCAGCTCCGACGCAGTATCCACTGACGCTGGAGAACTGCCGGGAGACGATCACCTTCGCCGCCCCGCCCAAGCGCATCGTCGCGCTCGGACAGACCCAGACGGAAATCCTTTATGCGCTCGGCCTCGGCGACCGTGTCGTCGGCACCGCCGTCTGGTTCTCGCCGGTCGCCAAGTCCTATGAGGCCGTCAACGCCAAGGTGAAGCGCCTCGCCGACAACGACCCGAGCTTCGAGGCCGTCGTCGGCCAGGAGCCAGACCTCGTCACCGCGATGTTCGAATGGCATCTCGGGCCGAACGGCATCGTCGGCAAGCGCGACCAGTTCCACAAGGTCAAGGTGCCGACCTATGTCTCGCCGACCGATTGCGTCGGCAAGGACAATTCCGGCCCCGGCGACGGCGTGCGCACGCAGATGTTCTCGATGGAGCTGGTCTATCGCAACATCCGCGAGTTCGGGCAGATCTTCGACGTTTCCGACCGCGCCGAGAAGCTCGTCGCCGAGCTCAAGGCGCGCGAGGACAAGGCCGTCGAGCAGGTCGTGAAGCTGAAGGCGCAGGACGTGCCCGTGGTCGTCTGGTTCTCCAGCAAGGACATCAAGGGCGACGGCTTCATGGCCGGCAAGAACGGCGTGCCGGCCTATATCCTGTCGCAGCTCGGGGCGCGCAACATCATCACCACCAACGAGGAATGGCCGCTGGTGGGCTGGGAGAGCATCGCCGCCGCCAACCCGGCCGTGATCGTCACGGTCAGGATGGACCGCCGCCGCTTCCCGGTCGACGATATCGAGAAGAAGCTCGAATTCCTGAAGACGGATGCCGTCGCCAGCAAGCTCGACGCGGTGAAGAACAACCGCGTCGTCATCATCGACGTCGGGGCCACTCGCGCCGGGCTCGATACGGTCGATGGCATCGAGACGCTCGCCAAGGCGATCGCGAGCTTCGGCATCGCCCCTTGA
- a CDS encoding 1-aminocyclopropane-1-carboxylate deaminase/D-cysteine desulfhydrase, giving the protein MLAGRCAAREGRYLLVGGGATSNLCRLTAAAASLVGLDCIVLHNAPDTPENRERSFLNRLFGAELRFIGAVDESQRNAALAEAAAELVRQGRKPYIVGDPVLGAMGYVRAAFELHEQSQREEAPIRHVFLAGSMGPTEAGFIFGNALLGHPFQVHLVSVEYERAELEEHVRRIYEGLRDRTGLDVAPLDAAPPQYHMEHLGGGWGVPTPASEAAILAFARTEGILIEHVYTAKTCAGFVEALTEGRIAVGEPACVIHTGGTAALFSQFGSFRTVT; this is encoded by the coding sequence ATACTGGCTGGGCGCTGCGCTGCGCGAGAAGGCCGATACCTTCTAGTCGGAGGCGGTGCGACCTCCAATCTCTGCCGCCTCACGGCCGCGGCTGCCTCGCTCGTCGGTCTCGACTGCATCGTCCTGCACAATGCGCCGGATACGCCGGAGAATCGCGAGCGCTCCTTCCTGAACCGACTGTTCGGCGCCGAGCTGCGCTTTATCGGAGCGGTCGATGAAAGCCAGCGCAACGCAGCGCTCGCCGAAGCGGCGGCGGAACTCGTGCGTCAGGGGCGGAAGCCCTACATCGTTGGCGACCCCGTGCTCGGCGCGATGGGCTATGTCCGGGCCGCCTTCGAACTGCATGAACAGTCGCAGCGGGAAGAGGCACCGATCCGGCACGTCTTTCTCGCGGGCTCGATGGGGCCGACAGAGGCCGGCTTCATCTTCGGCAATGCCCTGCTCGGGCATCCCTTCCAGGTCCATCTCGTCAGCGTCGAATACGAGCGAGCGGAGCTGGAGGAGCATGTCCGGCGCATCTATGAGGGCCTGCGCGACCGGACGGGGCTCGATGTCGCGCCTCTCGATGCGGCGCCGCCGCAGTATCACATGGAGCATCTCGGCGGCGGCTGGGGCGTGCCGACCCCGGCCTCGGAAGCCGCCATCCTGGCCTTCGCCCGCACCGAGGGCATCCTCATCGAGCATGTCTATACGGCGAAGACCTGTGCCGGCTTCGTCGAGGCGCTCACCGAGGGCCGGATCGCCGTCGGCGAGCCGGCCTGCGTGATCCATACCGGCGGCACCGCCGCATTGTTCTCGCAGTTCGGATCGTTCAGGACGGTGACGTAG
- a CDS encoding (R)-mandelonitrile lyase codes for MEIMRAGSRPSGKGPADWFTGSVRIDPLFNPHAPERVQGASVTFEPGARTAWHTHPLGQTLVVVSGAGRVQRWGGPIEEIRPGDVVWFPPGEKHWHGAAPATGMTHIAIQEAENGKVVEWLEQVSDAQYGG; via the coding sequence ATGGAGATCATGCGCGCCGGCTCCCGGCCGTCCGGGAAGGGACCGGCCGACTGGTTCACCGGATCGGTCCGGATCGACCCGCTCTTCAATCCGCATGCGCCAGAGCGCGTGCAGGGCGCCAGCGTCACCTTCGAGCCCGGCGCGCGGACGGCCTGGCACACCCACCCGCTCGGCCAGACGCTGGTCGTCGTCAGCGGTGCCGGCCGGGTGCAGCGCTGGGGCGGGCCGATCGAGGAGATTCGACCGGGCGACGTGGTCTGGTTTCCGCCCGGCGAAAAGCACTGGCATGGCGCGGCGCCGGCAACGGGCATGACCCATATCGCCATTCAGGAAGCCGAGAACGGCAAGGTCGTCGAATGGTTGGAGCAGGTCTCGGACGCCCAGTACGGCGGCTGA
- a CDS encoding urease accessory protein UreD, which yields MLLAADSAAMQGAGPPRMQRAVGHAGVSFRSLDGTTRLERLFQDGCAKIRLPKTLGVDDPQAILINTAGGLTGGDRLATEVNLGADTAACVTTQACERVYRSTGPDATLTNHLRVSAGARLAWLPQETILFDGGRLSRRLDADLEGDAELVAVEAVLFGRMAMGETLRSGLLHDRWRVRRDGRLIFADDLRFEGDIAARMAPQAVMAGRRAMATVLFTGAAPERFLESARSIIGPAGGASAWNGKFLARLVEETGLALRRRLEPLLTLLMGGRSLPKVWQL from the coding sequence ATGTTGTTGGCTGCCGATAGTGCGGCGATGCAGGGCGCCGGACCGCCACGGATGCAGCGTGCCGTCGGTCATGCCGGCGTGAGTTTTCGGTCGCTGGACGGGACGACGCGTCTCGAACGTCTCTTCCAGGATGGCTGCGCCAAGATCCGCCTGCCCAAGACGCTGGGCGTCGACGATCCGCAGGCGATCCTCATCAACACCGCAGGCGGCCTGACGGGCGGCGATCGGCTGGCCACCGAGGTGAATCTCGGTGCGGATACCGCCGCTTGCGTGACCACGCAGGCCTGCGAGCGTGTCTATCGCTCGACGGGGCCGGATGCGACGCTCACCAATCATCTGCGCGTCTCGGCCGGCGCGCGTCTCGCCTGGCTGCCGCAGGAGACCATCCTGTTCGATGGCGGCCGCCTCTCGCGCCGGCTCGACGCCGATCTTGAGGGTGATGCCGAGCTGGTCGCGGTCGAGGCCGTGCTGTTCGGCCGGATGGCGATGGGCGAGACGCTGCGCAGCGGGCTGCTGCATGATCGCTGGCGGGTGCGTCGCGACGGGCGGCTGATCTTCGCCGACGATCTGCGTTTCGAGGGTGATATCGCCGCGCGCATGGCGCCGCAGGCGGTTATGGCCGGCCGGCGCGCCATGGCGACGGTGCTGTTCACTGGGGCCGCACCCGAGCGCTTTCTTGAGTCCGCCCGATCCATCATTGGACCAGCCGGCGGCGCCAGCGCGTGGAACGGCAAGTTCCTGGCGCGGCTGGTCGAGGAAACCGGGCTCGCTCTGCGGCGGCGGCTGGAGCCGCTGCTGACCCTGCTGATGGGCGGCCGTTCGCTGCCCAAGGTCTGGCAACTCTAG
- a CDS encoding urease subunit gamma, giving the protein MNLTPREKDKLLISMAAMVARRRLERGVKLNHPEAIALISDFVVEGARDGRSVAELMEAGAHVVGRAQVMEGVAEMIHDVQVEATFPDGTKLVTVHEPIR; this is encoded by the coding sequence ATGAACCTGACACCGCGCGAGAAGGACAAGCTCTTGATCTCGATGGCCGCCATGGTGGCGCGCCGCAGGCTCGAGCGCGGCGTCAAGCTGAACCATCCCGAAGCGATCGCGCTGATCTCGGATTTCGTCGTCGAAGGCGCGCGCGATGGCCGCAGCGTCGCCGAGCTGATGGAAGCCGGGGCGCATGTCGTCGGCCGGGCGCAGGTCATGGAAGGCGTCGCCGAGATGATCCACGACGTGCAGGTCGAGGCGACCTTTCCCGACGGCACCAAGCTCGTCACCGTCCATGAACCGATCCGCTGA
- a CDS encoding HupE/UreJ family protein — protein MKRLSIALILSVGAASPAFAHLNPAEHGSFAAGFSHPLFGVDHILAMVGVGLWAFLVGGRAIWAIPLAFVVTMMLGFAAALAGIGLPFVEPVIAASVVVLGLLALVALQVPTPVGMAVVGFFALFHGYAHGGELGEATSTSFMVGFALATALLHAVGVGVGFAGNALSHRGRMAARVAGGLTALGGLWLVAGA, from the coding sequence ATGAAGAGACTGTCGATCGCCCTGATCCTGAGCGTTGGTGCCGCGAGCCCGGCCTTCGCCCATCTCAACCCGGCCGAGCATGGCTCGTTTGCGGCCGGCTTCTCGCATCCGCTCTTCGGCGTGGACCATATCCTGGCGATGGTCGGCGTCGGCCTCTGGGCGTTCCTTGTCGGCGGGCGCGCGATCTGGGCGATCCCGCTCGCTTTCGTCGTCACGATGATGCTCGGCTTCGCCGCGGCGCTGGCGGGCATCGGTTTGCCCTTCGTCGAGCCGGTGATCGCCGCCTCCGTCGTCGTGCTAGGCCTGCTCGCGCTCGTCGCGCTGCAGGTGCCGACGCCGGTCGGCATGGCGGTGGTCGGCTTCTTCGCGCTGTTCCACGGCTATGCCCATGGCGGCGAACTGGGCGAGGCGACCAGCACGTCCTTCATGGTCGGCTTCGCGCTGGCGACGGCGCTGCTGCATGCGGTCGGCGTCGGCGTCGGTTTTGCCGGCAATGCGCTTTCGCATCGCGGGCGCATGGCGGCGCGCGTCGCCGGTGGCCTGACCGCGCTCGGCGGCCTCTGGCTGGTCGCGGGAGCCTGA
- a CDS encoding urease subunit beta, translated as MIPGEVFPAAGDIVLNEGAAQVTLLVANTGDRPIQVGSHYHFFETNAALDFDRAAARGMRLDIAAGTAVRFEPGQQREVRLVPLGGGRAVYGFQQKVMGKL; from the coding sequence ATGATCCCCGGAGAGGTCTTCCCCGCTGCCGGCGACATCGTCCTCAACGAGGGGGCGGCGCAGGTGACCCTGCTCGTCGCCAATACCGGCGACAGGCCGATCCAGGTCGGCTCGCACTACCATTTCTTTGAGACCAACGCAGCGCTCGATTTCGACCGTGCCGCCGCGCGCGGCATGCGGCTCGACATCGCCGCCGGCACCGCCGTGCGCTTCGAGCCCGGCCAGCAGCGCGAGGTCCGCCTCGTGCCACTCGGCGGCGGGCGGGCCGTCTACGGCTTCCAGCAGAAGGTGATGGGGAAACTCTGA
- the ureC gene encoding urease subunit alpha, translated as MPATLSHAAYAQMYGPTVGDRVRLADTDLIIEVEKDFTIYGEEVKFGGGKVIRDGMGQSQASRAEGAVDTVITNALIVDHWGIVKADVGLRDGVIVAIGKAGNPDTQPGVTIIIGPGTEAIAGEGKILTAGGVDAHIHFICPQQIDEALMAGITTMLGGGTGPAHGTLATTCTPGPWHLGRMIQSFDAVPINLGLSGKGNASKPAALIEMIEGGACALKLHEDWGTTPAAIDNCLAVADDHDVQVMIHTDTLNESGFVEDTVAAFKGRTIHAFHTEGAGGGHAPDIIKVCGLKNVIPSSTNPTRPYTLNTIAEHLDMLMVCHHLSPSIPEDIAFAESRIRKETIAAEDILHDIGAFSIISSDSQAMGRVGEVPIRTWQTAHKMKLQRGRLPGETGDNDNLRVRRYIAKYTINPAIAQGLSRHVGSIEVGKRADLVLWNPAFFGVKPEMVLVGGMIAAAPMGDPNASIPTPQPMHYRLMFGALGRAPAMSSVTFVSGAAIANGLREKLGVAKGMLAVENTRGGISKASMVLNDATPHMEVDPETYEVRADGELLTCEPATVLPMAQRYFLF; from the coding sequence ATGCCGGCCACGCTCTCCCACGCCGCCTATGCCCAGATGTACGGACCGACGGTCGGCGACCGGGTCCGCCTCGCCGATACAGACCTGATCATCGAGGTCGAGAAGGACTTCACGATCTATGGCGAGGAGGTGAAGTTCGGCGGCGGCAAGGTCATCCGCGACGGCATGGGCCAGAGCCAGGCGAGCCGCGCCGAGGGCGCGGTCGATACCGTCATCACCAACGCGCTGATCGTCGATCACTGGGGCATCGTTAAGGCCGATGTCGGGTTGAGGGACGGCGTCATCGTCGCCATCGGCAAGGCTGGCAACCCGGACACCCAGCCCGGCGTCACCATCATCATCGGCCCGGGCACCGAGGCGATCGCCGGCGAGGGCAAGATACTCACCGCCGGCGGCGTCGATGCGCACATCCACTTCATCTGCCCGCAGCAGATCGACGAAGCGCTGATGGCGGGCATCACCACCATGCTCGGCGGCGGCACCGGCCCGGCCCATGGCACGCTGGCGACGACCTGCACGCCCGGCCCCTGGCATCTCGGCCGGATGATCCAGTCCTTCGACGCGGTGCCCATCAATCTCGGCCTCTCCGGCAAGGGCAATGCCTCGAAGCCGGCCGCGCTGATCGAGATGATCGAGGGCGGCGCCTGCGCGCTGAAGCTCCACGAGGATTGGGGCACGACGCCGGCCGCGATCGACAACTGCCTCGCGGTCGCCGACGATCACGACGTCCAGGTGATGATCCACACGGACACGCTGAACGAAAGCGGCTTCGTCGAGGATACGGTCGCGGCCTTCAAGGGCCGCACCATCCACGCCTTCCACACCGAGGGCGCCGGCGGCGGCCATGCGCCCGATATCATCAAGGTCTGCGGGCTCAAGAACGTCATCCCGTCCTCCACCAACCCGACCCGGCCCTATACGCTGAACACCATTGCCGAGCATCTGGACATGCTGATGGTCTGCCATCACCTGTCGCCCTCGATCCCCGAGGACATCGCTTTCGCCGAGAGCCGCATCCGCAAGGAGACGATCGCGGCCGAGGACATCCTGCACGACATCGGCGCCTTCTCGATCATCTCCTCCGACAGCCAGGCCATGGGCCGCGTCGGCGAGGTGCCAATCCGGACATGGCAGACCGCGCACAAGATGAAGTTGCAGCGCGGGCGCCTGCCCGGAGAGACCGGCGACAACGACAATCTGCGCGTGCGCCGCTACATCGCGAAATACACGATCAACCCCGCCATTGCGCAGGGGCTGTCCCGGCATGTCGGCTCGATCGAAGTCGGCAAGCGCGCCGATCTCGTGCTCTGGAACCCAGCCTTCTTCGGCGTGAAGCCGGAAATGGTGCTGGTCGGCGGCATGATCGCGGCCGCTCCCATGGGCGACCCCAATGCCTCGATCCCGACGCCGCAGCCGATGCATTACCGCCTGATGTTCGGCGCACTCGGCCGGGCGCCTGCCATGTCGTCGGTGACCTTCGTCAGCGGGGCCGCGATCGCGAACGGGCTGCGCGAAAAGCTTGGCGTCGCCAAGGGCATGCTCGCGGTGGAGAACACGCGCGGCGGCATCTCCAAGGCCTCGATGGTCCTCAACGACGCGACGCCGCATATGGAGGTCGATCCCGAGACCTACGAGGTCCGCGCCGACGGCGAATTGCTGACCTGCGAACCCGCGACCGTGCTGCCGATGGCGCAGCGCTATTTCCTGTTCTGA